A window of Amyelois transitella isolate CPQ chromosome 30, ilAmyTran1.1, whole genome shotgun sequence contains these coding sequences:
- the LOC106139453 gene encoding sphingolipid delta(4)-desaturase DES1 isoform X2 encodes MVFTQFAMLPVVQHLSWPAMLLLAYCFGGVINHSLMLAIHEIAHNLAFGHNRPFHNRLFGFFANLPIGLPVSISFKKYHLEHHRYQGDEVIDTDLPTLIEAKLFNTTGGKLLWLFLQPLFYTVRPLVVRPKPPTPLELVNAVIQLFFDALVVKIFGWKVLAYLVLGSLMAMGVHPVAGHFISEHYMFRKGFETYSYYGPLNWITFNVGYHNEHHDFPAVPGRRLPEVKRIASEFYDDLPQHHSWSSVLYDFVMDPDIGPYARIKRKHHGLDS; translated from the exons ATGGTGTTCACCCAGTTCGCCATGCTGCCCGTCGTCCAGCATCTCAGCTGGCCGGCGATGCTGCTCCTCGCGTACTGCTTCGGCGGCGTCATCAACCACTCTCTGATGCTGG CAATCCACGAGATAGCTCATAACCTGGCGTTCGGCCACAACCGGCCGTTCCACAACAGGCTGTTCGGATTCTTCGCGAACCTCCCAATAGGGTTGCCAGTGTCGATCAGCTTCAAAAAGTACCATTTGGAACATCATCGG TACCAAGGCGACGAGGTGATAGACACTGACCTCCCCACCCTAATAGAAGCGAAGCTGTTCAACACCACAGGCGGAAAGCTGCTGTGGTTGTTTTTGCAACCGTTGTTTTATACAG TGCGCCCTCTGGTGGTAAGACCGAAGCCCCCTACACCGCTGGAGCTGGTGAATGCTGTCATACAGCTGTTCTTCGACGCCCTAGTCGTTAAAATTTTCG gTTGGAAGGTGCTCGCTTATCTAGTACTTGGTTCATTGATGGCGATGGGAGTGCATCCTGTAGCAg GCCACTTCATATCGGAGCACTATATGTTTCGCAAAGGATTCGAGACATATTCCTACTACGGCCCCCTGAATTGGATCACATTCAATGTGGGCTATCATAATGAACATCACGATTTCCCCGCTGTACCCGGGAGAAGGTTGCCTGAG GTGAAGAGAATAGCGTCGGAGTTCTACGACGACCTGCCACAGCATCACAGCTGGTCTTCAGTGTTGTACGACTTCGTGATGGATCCCGATATCGGCCCTTACGCCAGGATCAAGAGGAAGCACCACGGGCTCGATAGCTAG
- the LOC106139453 gene encoding sphingolipid delta(4)-desaturase DES1 isoform X1, protein MGAKVSRTDFEWVYTEEPHASRRKIILEKYPEIKQLFGYDPLFKWVVTAMVFTQFAMLPVVQHLSWPAMLLLAYCFGGVINHSLMLAIHEIAHNLAFGHNRPFHNRLFGFFANLPIGLPVSISFKKYHLEHHRYQGDEVIDTDLPTLIEAKLFNTTGGKLLWLFLQPLFYTVRPLVVRPKPPTPLELVNAVIQLFFDALVVKIFGWKVLAYLVLGSLMAMGVHPVAGHFISEHYMFRKGFETYSYYGPLNWITFNVGYHNEHHDFPAVPGRRLPEVKRIASEFYDDLPQHHSWSSVLYDFVMDPDIGPYARIKRKHHGLDS, encoded by the exons ATGGGTGCAAAAGTGTCTAGAACCGACTTCGAATGGGTATACACCGAAGAACCGCACGCTTCACGccgtaaaattattttag AAAAATACCCGGAAATCAAACAGCTCTTCGGCTACGACCCGCTGTTCAAATGGGTGGTGACTGCCATGGTGTTCACCCAGTTCGCCATGCTGCCCGTCGTCCAGCATCTCAGCTGGCCGGCGATGCTGCTCCTCGCGTACTGCTTCGGCGGCGTCATCAACCACTCTCTGATGCTGG CAATCCACGAGATAGCTCATAACCTGGCGTTCGGCCACAACCGGCCGTTCCACAACAGGCTGTTCGGATTCTTCGCGAACCTCCCAATAGGGTTGCCAGTGTCGATCAGCTTCAAAAAGTACCATTTGGAACATCATCGG TACCAAGGCGACGAGGTGATAGACACTGACCTCCCCACCCTAATAGAAGCGAAGCTGTTCAACACCACAGGCGGAAAGCTGCTGTGGTTGTTTTTGCAACCGTTGTTTTATACAG TGCGCCCTCTGGTGGTAAGACCGAAGCCCCCTACACCGCTGGAGCTGGTGAATGCTGTCATACAGCTGTTCTTCGACGCCCTAGTCGTTAAAATTTTCG gTTGGAAGGTGCTCGCTTATCTAGTACTTGGTTCATTGATGGCGATGGGAGTGCATCCTGTAGCAg GCCACTTCATATCGGAGCACTATATGTTTCGCAAAGGATTCGAGACATATTCCTACTACGGCCCCCTGAATTGGATCACATTCAATGTGGGCTATCATAATGAACATCACGATTTCCCCGCTGTACCCGGGAGAAGGTTGCCTGAG GTGAAGAGAATAGCGTCGGAGTTCTACGACGACCTGCCACAGCATCACAGCTGGTCTTCAGTGTTGTACGACTTCGTGATGGATCCCGATATCGGCCCTTACGCCAGGATCAAGAGGAAGCACCACGGGCTCGATAGCTAG
- the LOC106139456 gene encoding uncharacterized protein LOC106139456 yields the protein MYGRKTPSTYRSTPSVYSHYTGKSTTNLRSTKSVRSLHVPWYQKPLLHDAFFLDLQRGSLLTGFISLFIALFTFAQSIFDLYCLGMATPGSVHYGYYVISFQFVYVGSTPVRNVLIVFSLFSWIGSVAVLITSIILINALRKEHEKRIVPWLYTFGVFTSFRLVAFIFAAIVNDMIFGYNIVMCLCWIVFVVIGAYGWLLVYSLYLELADLTKLEDLAHLRMGTMASLNASLAGSRPTTPHSTVSTMPASQI from the exons ATGTACGGAAGAAAGACTCCTTCCACTTACCGCTCCACGCCTTCTGTATACTCTCATTACACGGGAAA ATCAACCACAAACCTTCGGTCCACTAAATCGGTGCGGTCTTTGCATGTGCCATGGTACCAGAAACCATTACTCCACGATGCGTTCTTCCTGGATCTGCAAAGAGGATCGCTGCTCACCGGATTCATATCACTT TTCATAGCGCTGTTCACGTTCGCACAGAGCATCTTCGACCTGTACTGCCTGGGCATGGCCACGCCCGGCTCTGTGCACTACGGCTACTACGTCATCAGCTTTCAGTTCGTCTACGTGGGAAGTACACCAG TTCGCAATGTCCTGATTGTGTTTTCACTGTTCTCATGGATTGGATCGGTGGCTGTTCTCATCACTAGTATTATTCTCATCAATGCTTTGCggaag GAACACGAGAAACGCATAGTACCATGGTTGTACACGTTCGGCGTGTTCACTTCATTCCGCCTCGTGGCGTTCATATTCGCCGCCATTGTGAACGACATGATATTCGGCTACAACATAGTGATGTGCCTGTGCTGGATCGTGTTCGTCGTGATCGGCGCTTACGGCTGGCTGCTGGTGTACAGCTTGTATCTGGAGCTGGCCGACTTGACCAAACTGGAGGACTTGGCGCATTTGAGG ATGGGCACAATGGCGTCATTAAACGCGTCTCTGGCGGGCTCCAGGCCGACGACGCCCCACAGCACGGTGTCCACGATGCCGGCCTCGCAGATCTGA
- the LOC106139447 gene encoding uncharacterized protein LOC106139447 isoform X2 translates to MFYGHVFCTECFNTHVLTRFRGENPRIHSNSWWMQWAPGAKPQPQAKEAGSEKKEEMKGPQKAEEVPEEAPKRCTCARCLQAVEESSRVLIDNQSFHPQCAKCYFCHKVPATKVKIYYGQVFCEDCFNRYVLSHNKDNPTEFFRTCFEQWQNNAHFADNMREFMSGGNKDSTPFVFMMQPQQFCRCGATPPAHDNVSAEHKKSATPATVSIEEGSNVCRDLSFENRTEVSDIPESCAAMEDSHDSLGVAAAEKIEKLTKYLHERRVTNKSTKKWKNFEYDQISATSDQSFYAWIDFQNPKTAGVRSDCPKCLWQCGPIYVNGDIFQKEVCCEEN, encoded by the exons ATGTTCTATGGCCATGTATTTTGCACGGAGTGCTTCAACACTCATGTCCTGACGAGGTTCAGGGGGGAGAATCCTCGCATCCACTCCAACAGCTGGTGGATGCAATGGGCGCCTGGTGCCAAGCCTCAGCCTCAAGCGAAGGAAGCTGGGAGCGAGAAGAAAGAAG AAATGAAAGGTCCGCAGAAAGCCGAGGAGGTGCCGGAGGAAGCGCCCAAGAGGTGCACCTGTGCCCGATGCCTCCAAGCGGTGGAAGAGAGTAGCAGGGTCCTGATCGACAACCAGAGTTTCCATCCACAGTGTGCTAAATGCT ACTTCTGCCACAAGGTGCCCGCAACGAAAGTGAAGATCTACTACGGCCAGGTATTCTGCGAAGACTGTTTCAACCGCTACGTGCTGAGCCACAACAAGGACAATCCCACTGAATTCTTTAG GACATGTTTCGAACAATGGCAAAACAACGCGCATTTCGCTGATAACATGAGGGAGTTCATGAGCGGCGGCAACAAGGACAGCACCCCGTTCGTGTTCATGATGCAGCCGCAGCAGTTCTGCCGGTGTGGCGCGACGCCGCCCGCTCACGATAACGTGTCAGCTGAACATAagaaat CTGCCACACCAGCCACTGTGTCCATAGAAGAAGGCTCCAACGTTTGTCGGGATCTTTCCTTCGAGAACAGAACAGAAGTGTCTGATATTCCCGAGTCGTGCGCAGCGATGGAGGACTCTCACGACAGCTTGGGTGTGGCCGCAGCGGAAAAAATCGAAAAGCTGACGAAATATTTACACGAGAGacgcgttacaaacaaaagcacgaaaaaatggaaaaattttgaatacgaTCAAATTTCTGCGACTTCCGATCAGTCGTTTTATGCGTGGATTGATTTTCAGAATCCCAAAACGGCCGGTGTTCGGTCGGATTGTCCAAAGTGTTTGTGGCAGTGTGGTCCAATTTACGTAAACGgtgatatttttcaaaaagaagTTTGTTGTGAagaaaattga
- the LOC106139447 gene encoding uncharacterized protein LOC106139447 isoform X1 produces MEKPEQPKKCFCARCFLPICPEDKVNIDGQSFHRLCSTCCICRTIPTSLKMFYGHVFCTECFNTHVLTRFRGENPRIHSNSWWMQWAPGAKPQPQAKEAGSEKKEEMKGPQKAEEVPEEAPKRCTCARCLQAVEESSRVLIDNQSFHPQCAKCYFCHKVPATKVKIYYGQVFCEDCFNRYVLSHNKDNPTEFFRTCFEQWQNNAHFADNMREFMSGGNKDSTPFVFMMQPQQFCRCGATPPAHDNVSAEHKKSATPATVSIEEGSNVCRDLSFENRTEVSDIPESCAAMEDSHDSLGVAAAEKIEKLTKYLHERRVTNKSTKKWKNFEYDQISATSDQSFYAWIDFQNPKTAGVRSDCPKCLWQCGPIYVNGDIFQKEVCCEEN; encoded by the exons ATGGAGAAACCAGAGCAGCCGAAGAAGTGTTTCTGTGCTAGATGCTTTTTGCCAATTTGTCCAGAGGATAAGGTGAACATAGATGGCCAAAGTTTTCATAGACTTTGCAGTACATGCT GCATATGCCGAACAATCCCAACATCTCTGAAGATGTTCTATGGCCATGTATTTTGCACGGAGTGCTTCAACACTCATGTCCTGACGAGGTTCAGGGGGGAGAATCCTCGCATCCACTCCAACAGCTGGTGGATGCAATGGGCGCCTGGTGCCAAGCCTCAGCCTCAAGCGAAGGAAGCTGGGAGCGAGAAGAAAGAAG AAATGAAAGGTCCGCAGAAAGCCGAGGAGGTGCCGGAGGAAGCGCCCAAGAGGTGCACCTGTGCCCGATGCCTCCAAGCGGTGGAAGAGAGTAGCAGGGTCCTGATCGACAACCAGAGTTTCCATCCACAGTGTGCTAAATGCT ACTTCTGCCACAAGGTGCCCGCAACGAAAGTGAAGATCTACTACGGCCAGGTATTCTGCGAAGACTGTTTCAACCGCTACGTGCTGAGCCACAACAAGGACAATCCCACTGAATTCTTTAG GACATGTTTCGAACAATGGCAAAACAACGCGCATTTCGCTGATAACATGAGGGAGTTCATGAGCGGCGGCAACAAGGACAGCACCCCGTTCGTGTTCATGATGCAGCCGCAGCAGTTCTGCCGGTGTGGCGCGACGCCGCCCGCTCACGATAACGTGTCAGCTGAACATAagaaat CTGCCACACCAGCCACTGTGTCCATAGAAGAAGGCTCCAACGTTTGTCGGGATCTTTCCTTCGAGAACAGAACAGAAGTGTCTGATATTCCCGAGTCGTGCGCAGCGATGGAGGACTCTCACGACAGCTTGGGTGTGGCCGCAGCGGAAAAAATCGAAAAGCTGACGAAATATTTACACGAGAGacgcgttacaaacaaaagcacgaaaaaatggaaaaattttgaatacgaTCAAATTTCTGCGACTTCCGATCAGTCGTTTTATGCGTGGATTGATTTTCAGAATCCCAAAACGGCCGGTGTTCGGTCGGATTGTCCAAAGTGTTTGTGGCAGTGTGGTCCAATTTACGTAAACGgtgatatttttcaaaaagaagTTTGTTGTGAagaaaattga